Part of the Bacillus andreraoultii genome is shown below.
ATGTAACTGAAGATGATTTTCGCTACCCAGGACCAAAGCCGCAAACGAAGGAGATTGCTGTCATAAGTATTGCAGATAGTGTGGAAGCGGCTGTTCGTTCTATGTCCAAACCAAATATGGAAAAAATAGAAAGCTTAGTGAAAAATATTATTAAAGATAAATTGAATGACGGACAATTTAGTGACTGTGACTTAACATTTAAGGAACTAACGATTATAGAAAGAACATTGTGCGAAACATTACATGGTATTTTCCATAATCGAATTGAATATCCAGAATTGAAAGATGAAAGGTGAAGCATATGCCGTTAGAAATTGACTACATTGACGAAACACAAGAACTTGATAAAGAAACGCTAGAAGTTATATTACAGTTATTACATGTAGCTGCGAAAGAGGAAAGTGTAGATGAAAATAGTGAATTATCCTTAAGTTTTGTTGACAATAATAGAATCCATGAGATTAATCGTGAGTATCGTGGTATCGATCGACCGACAGATGTCATTTCGTTTGCTCTTGAAGAACAGACTGAAGAGGAAATGGACATCGTTGGCAATGATCTTCCACGTGTATTAGGTGACATTATTATTTCAATCCCAAAAGCGAAAGAACAGGCTGAAGAATATGGCCACTCATTTATACGGGAATTAGGTTTTTTAGCAGTACATGGATTTCTTCATTTACTAGGGTATGACCACGGTACAAAAGAGGAAGAACGGGAAATGTTTCATAAGCAGGAAGAGATTTTAAAAGAATTTGGTTTAACAAGATAGGATTTGATTTCATGAAAAGATTCTTTTTATCCTTCCGATTTGCATTTGAAGGGTTTATATGTGCGTTTTATCGGGAAAGGAATTTGAAATTACATCTATGTGCAGCATTACTTGTCACAATAATTGGATTTATTGCTCGTCTTTCTCTTTTGGAATGGATGATTCTTACTTTAACAATTGGTGGCGTAATTGTTACGGAACTCCTGAATACCGCGATTGAAAGGACAGTTGATTTAGTAAGTGAAGAGCATCATCCGTTGGCTAAACAAGCGAAAGATATTGCTGCTAGTGCATGTTTACTATCGGCGTTAGTAAGTATTATTATAGGTATTTTATTATTCGTTCCAAAAGTTTTATAAGTTTTGGGCTGTAATTTGAAAATACAAAAAAATCAATTAATTCATGCGATTAACCATTAACAAATTTAAATTTTTATAGTAAAATTTTATGTAAGTCGAGATAAGAAAGGATAAACATCAATGAAAACAGAACAATTAATTCAAGAAGCAATTGTAGCTAGAAAGCAAGCTTATGTTCCTTACTCGAAATTTGCTGTTGGTGCTGCTTTATTAACAGAAGATGGGAAAGTGTACCATGGCTGTAATATTGAAAATGCTGCCTACAGTATGGCTAATTGTGCAGAGAGAACTGCATTTTTTAAAGCGGTTTCAGAAGGAGTTAAAAACTTTAAAATGCTGACGGTTGTTGCCGATACAGAACGACCTTGCTCCCCTTGTGGCGCTTGTCGTCAAGTGATGGCAGAATTTTGTCCAAGTGATATGAAAGTATTTTTAACAAATTTAAAAGGTGACATAACTGAAACGACTGTTGGAGAGTTGTTACCAGGAGCATTTAACGCGGAGGATTTAAATGAATAGTAATAATAATGAGCATCAATATAAATCAGGATTCATTACAATAATTGGTCGACCCAATGTTGGAAAGTCTACATTTATCAATCAAGTTATTGGACAAAAGATAGCGATCATGAGTGATAAAGCACAAACGACAAGAAATAAAATTCAAGGAGTTTTAACAACGAATGATGCGCAGATGATTTTTATCGATACACCGGGAATACACAAGCCTAAACATCGTTTGGGAGAATTTATGATAAAAGTTGCAACAAATACTTTGAATGAAGTTGATATTGTATTATATATGGTTAATGCGTCTGAAAGCTTTGGTCGTGGAGAGGAATTTATTCTAGAAAAATTACAAAGTGTTAAAACAAACGTATTTTTAATTATAAATAAAATTGATTTAATTCACCCTGATGAGTTAATTACAATTATTGATCAGTATAAAGATAAATATCCTTTTGCTGAAATTGTACCGATCTCTGCATTGCAAGGGAACAATGTAGACCGTTTGCTTGATACAATAAAAAATTATTTACCTGAAGGACCACAATATTACCCGAGTGATCAAATAACAGATCATCCAGAAAGATTTATTATCTCCGAGTTAATTAGGGAAAAAGTACTCCATTTAACGAGAGAAGAAATTCCTCATTCTGTGGCGGTTATCATTGAAAAGATTGAAACGAGAAAAAATGGTACACTTCATATTATGGCAGCCATTATCGTTGAGCGTGACTCACAAAAAGGAATTATAATCGGTAAACAAGGGTCGATGTTAAAAGAAATAGGAAAAAGAGCAAGAGTTGATATTGAAAACTTATTAGGGTCAAAAGTCTTCTTAGAATTATGGGTAAAAGTTCAAAAAGACTGGCGAAATAAAGCTACTGTGTTAAGAGAATTTGGTTATCGTGAAGATGAATATTAATGACTTTTATCTAAATGACTAATAAGAATTTACAAAATCTGTTTCTCATGATTTTTGAGAGTTAGGAAATGATAAGGTTATGGTCAAAGCTAGTCAAAAATTTGAAAGGTGGGAATTTCCATGCTACATTTTACTTGGAAGGTTTTTACCCAAACAGGAAGTATTGACACTTATCTCCTTTACAAAGAATTAGCAAAAGAAATGGAAGATACACCAGATAACGATATAGAACTAGCTGATGCTGATATTCCTGTGACCTAAAACCTTTACGCTTTATTCGGATGGTGACCATCTTTGTTCCAAAAAGTTGAAGGCATTGTTCTCCGTTCAATTGACTACGGTGAGTCAAATAAAATTGTAACCATATTTTCTCGTGAATTCGGGAAATTTGGTGCTGTGGCAAGAGGTGCAAAAAAGCCGAATAGTCGTCTAGCCTCTGTGTCGCAGCCTTTTACATACGGCTATTTTCTTTGCTCTACTAGTAAAGGTTTAGGAACGGTTCAACAAGGAGAAATTATTGAAGTATTTCGTTCGATTACTGAAGATCTTTTTTTGACTGCGTATGCCTCATACATAGTCGAACTTTTAGATAAAAGTACAGATGAACGTGTAAACAATCCTTATTTATTTGAATTGTTATATCAAACTTTAAAGTATATTGATGAGGGATACGATCCTCAAATTATGAAAAATATTTTTGAAATGAAAATGTTACCCTTATTAGGGTTGCGACCTAATTTTGAATACTGTGTCAACTGTAAAAATACAGAAGGTCCATTTGTATTCTCAATTAAAGAAGCAGGAATTTTATGTCACCGTTGCCTTGAACATGATCCGCACCACTTAAAACTAAATCAGACGACAATCCG
Proteins encoded:
- the ybeY gene encoding rRNA maturation RNase YbeY, with product MPLEIDYIDETQELDKETLEVILQLLHVAAKEESVDENSELSLSFVDNNRIHEINREYRGIDRPTDVISFALEEQTEEEMDIVGNDLPRVLGDIIISIPKAKEQAEEYGHSFIRELGFLAVHGFLHLLGYDHGTKEEEREMFHKQEEILKEFGLTR
- a CDS encoding diacylglycerol kinase family protein, encoding MKRFFLSFRFAFEGFICAFYRERNLKLHLCAALLVTIIGFIARLSLLEWMILTLTIGGVIVTELLNTAIERTVDLVSEEHHPLAKQAKDIAASACLLSALVSIIIGILLFVPKVL
- a CDS encoding cytidine deaminase, whose translation is MKTEQLIQEAIVARKQAYVPYSKFAVGAALLTEDGKVYHGCNIENAAYSMANCAERTAFFKAVSEGVKNFKMLTVVADTERPCSPCGACRQVMAEFCPSDMKVFLTNLKGDITETTVGELLPGAFNAEDLNE
- the era gene encoding GTPase Era, which encodes MNSNNNEHQYKSGFITIIGRPNVGKSTFINQVIGQKIAIMSDKAQTTRNKIQGVLTTNDAQMIFIDTPGIHKPKHRLGEFMIKVATNTLNEVDIVLYMVNASESFGRGEEFILEKLQSVKTNVFLIINKIDLIHPDELITIIDQYKDKYPFAEIVPISALQGNNVDRLLDTIKNYLPEGPQYYPSDQITDHPERFIISELIREKVLHLTREEIPHSVAVIIEKIETRKNGTLHIMAAIIVERDSQKGIIIGKQGSMLKEIGKRARVDIENLLGSKVFLELWVKVQKDWRNKATVLREFGYREDEY
- a CDS encoding YqzL family protein, encoding MLHFTWKVFTQTGSIDTYLLYKELAKEMEDTPDNDIELADADIPVT
- the recO gene encoding DNA repair protein RecO; amino-acid sequence: MFQKVEGIVLRSIDYGESNKIVTIFSREFGKFGAVARGAKKPNSRLASVSQPFTYGYFLCSTSKGLGTVQQGEIIEVFRSITEDLFLTAYASYIVELLDKSTDERVNNPYLFELLYQTLKYIDEGYDPQIMKNIFEMKMLPLLGLRPNFEYCVNCKNTEGPFVFSIKEAGILCHRCLEHDPHHLKLNQTTIRLLRLFSYFDLNRLGTINVKETTKNELETCISAYYEEYSGLYLKTKRFLQQLDKLK